The Candidatus Neomarinimicrobiota bacterium DNA segment TCCTCTACCGCCTGCTGAAAGGTTCGGGTTTTCACGGTCTCAGGGGGATTCACCCCGCCCGGGGAGCTATCCGCCGGCCTCTTTTGAGCGTTTCCCGCCAGGAGATTGATTCCTACTGCCTTACCCGCGGACTCCTTTACGCCGAAGATGAATCCAACCGGGATGTATCCTTTACCCGTAACCGCATCCGATATACCATCCTCCCCTATCTGAAAAAAACCGGCTTCCCCGACGTCTCAAACCACCTGGTGAAACTGGCCGGGTCTGCTGAACTGGCTTATCGCGTGTTGAAATCCTACCTCCGTGAGGATCTGGACCGCCTTTTTTCTCCCCATCCGGGGGGATGGTGCCTCAATCTGGCACATTGGCGAAAGCTCGGGGCGGACCGCCAACGGGTTTTACTCAAAGAGTTTTTTTCCCGGGAGGATGAGACCGCCCACGTGAGTCGCCAAACCTTAGATCAACTGGCCGATTTTTTGCAGAATGCCGAAAAAGGACGGGTCTTTCAGTTGGATGATCAACGCCGGGTTGTCATGGAATCAAGTCGCGCCCTTCTGACCACCGGTGTGGATGAGGGAAAACCCACGGAATGGAAGCCGGAAACAGCTGTGGACTGGACCTCCTGGATCACGCTGGACTGGAAAAGCTCGCCTGTCCCCGAAATCTGGGAAACAAATCCCTTCGAAGCTTATTTTGCAGATGATTTAATTCATATAAAAGTGTATATTCAAAGATGGAAAGCGGGAGACCGCCTGGATCCCATGGGGAAAGGGAAGCATCTCGTGAGCGATTTGCTCAAGGATGCCCGTATCCCGGCCCTCATCCGGCCCCACTATCCCGTGGTGACGGACGGCGAAAAAATTCTCTGGATCCCGGGTGTCCGCCGGAGCGTGCACTATCCGGTGCCTTCCGGGGCAGCATCCTGCGTAAAACTTACCTGCACCCTGCAAAAGGAGACCTATGACCTCATCGAAAAAAAAGCTGATCATTGATCACGAAGGACCTTTTCAAGGGCAAATACTGGAAAGCCTTTTCAGCGAAGCCGAGATCCAGTCCCGCGTGAAAGAGCTGGCGGACCAGATATCCCATGATTTTAAAAACGCAAAACAACCGCCGATTCTCATTGGCGTGCTGAACGGCAGTCTCTTTTTTATGGCCGATCTCATGCGGGCTATGTCTATCGAGGTGGAAATGGATTTTATCAAGATTTCTTCGTATCACCATACCTCTTCCACGGGGACGGTCCGCCTGGTGAAGGATATCAGCGCCCAGATTACGGACCGGGATGTGTTGATTGTGGAGGATATCGTGGATACGGGACTCTCCATCAATTTTCTCCGGAACCGCATGCTCTCCAACGCACCCCACTCTCTCCGCGTGGTAACTTTTCTTTATAAAAAAGAAGTGAGCCAGTTGAAAAAGGAACCGGAATATATTGGATTCGTAATACCCAATCGCTTTGTGGTGGGGTACGGACTGGATCTGGACCAGAAATACCGGACCCTCCGGAATATTTATGCCTTTACATCCGACAACAAACAGGAATGACTATGAAAGAAACACCCGATAAAACTCAAAAAAAGAAACAATCAACCCCGAAAAGACCCGCCGGTCCACGTAAACCTGTCCCCCCGGGAAAACGGCCGCCCCAGGGTGCTCGTCCGCCCCGTGGTGGCAGTAGTCCGGGTCAGAAACCCGGCGGCGAAACGGGCTTCGACTGGAAAAAAGCCCCCAAAACACCTCTCATCTGGATTTTTATCATCGTGGCGGTGATTTTCCTGGCCAATATGTTTGCCAGCAATACCATCGGTGAACGTGAAATCACCTATACCCAGTTCAATGAATACCTGGAATCGGGGCAGGTCCTGGAAGGAGAAATCATCGGTAATAAATTCCACGGTGTGCTGAAATCCCCCCAGACCGTCACGGTGAACGGCACCCGGTTTGAATTCACCCGTTTTACCCTCATCATCCCCTTTGTGGACAGTCCCATGCTGGAAAAATGGGATACATACAGGCTGAACTACACCTTTAAAGAACAAAACACCAACTGGACCGAGGTCCTCATCGGTATTATCCCCTGGATTCTCATCATTGGCCTGTGGATTTTCTGGATGCGCCGCCTTCAGGGGAACGGAAACGGACAAAAGGGCATTTTCAGCTTCGGAAAGAGTCCGGCCAAGATGTTCAACCCCGAAAAAACCCAGGTCACCTTCAACGATGTGGCAGGCTGTGAGGAAGCCAAGTACGAACTTCAGGAGATCATCGAATTTTTAAGAGATCCCGACCGTTTTCAGCGCCTGGGCGGAAAAATTCCACGGGGCGCTCTTCTCCTGGGCCCTCCCGGCACCGGTAAAACCCTCCTGGCCAAAGCCGCCGCCGGCGAAGCAAAAGTTCCTTTTTACTCCATCTCCGGCGCCGATTTTGTGGAGATGTTTGTAGGTGTCGGCGCCAGCCGGGTCCGCGGGCTCTTTGAACAGGCCCAGAAAACCTCTCCCTGCATTGTTTTTATTGATGAAATTGATGCCGTGGGACGTCAGCGCGGGGCCGGCCTCGGCGGCGGGCACGATGAACGGGAACAAACCCTCAATCAGCTTCTGGTCCAGATGGATGGCTTCGATTCCGATTCCAGTGTCATCGTACTGGCGGCTACCAACCGCCCCGATATTCTGGATAAAGCCCTTCTCCGTCCCGGCCGTTTCGACCGCCAGATTGTGGTGGATATCCCCGATGTGAACGGACGGGAGGGAATCCTCAAGGTCCATACCAAACGGATTCCCCTGGCCAAAGATGTAAACCTGAAAATCCTGGCCAAAAGCACCCCCGGCATGGTGGGAGCCGATCTGGCCAACATGGTGAATGAAGCCGCCCTCCTGGCAGCACGGAAGGATAAGAACTCCGTGGAAATGCGGGATTTTGAGGATGCTAAGGATAAGGTCCTTATGGGTGCCGAACGACGCTCCATGATTATCAGCGACAAGGATAAAAAAATTACGGCTTACCATGAAACGGGACACGCCCTGGTGGCTCTCTTTCTACCGGAAGCCGATCCCGTTCACAAAGTCTCCATCATCCCCCGGGGACGGGCACTGGGCGTGACCCACATCATGCCCGTGGACGACAGGCACAACTACTCCCGGAATTATGTCCTTTCCCAGTTGCAGGTCCTGTTGGGCGGTCGCTCCGCCGAGGAGATTGTCTTTGAGGATATCACCACCGGCGCCGGAAACGATTTGGAACGAGCTACCGGACTCGCCCGCAAAATGGTTTGTGAATGGGGCATGAGCTCCAAACTGGGTCCCCTCACCTTCGGCAAACAGAACGAAGAAATCTTCCTGGGCCGTGAATTCGGCCGCACCGCCGACTACAGCGAAAAAACCGCCCGGGAAATTGACACCGAAATCTCAGAAATCGTCACTTTCGCCCACGAAAGCGCCAAAAAAATTCTCACTGATCACCTGGACCTTCTTCACAAAGTCGCCGACGCCCTCCTGGCCCGTGAAATGCTCGATAACCAGGAACTCATGGACATCATCCGCGAATCTGGCATCGACACGGACACCTTAGTGAAGGGATTTAGTCCAAATTCTCCCGCAGAGAACACAGAAGCACCGGAAGACATAAAGGTACAAGGAGATGAGGGGAATTAAGTCGGCAGTCGGCAGTCGGCAGCCAACCCCGGACTTCAGTCCGGGGGGAACAAAGCCAACCCCGGACTTCAGTCCGGGGAAACAAAGAAAGCCAACCCCGAACTTCAGTCCGGGGAAACAAAGCCAACCCCGGACTTCAGTCCG contains these protein-coding regions:
- the tilS gene encoding tRNA lysidine(34) synthetase TilS, whose amino-acid sequence is MTEWSVLAHKVHRHITEENLLTRGERLLVALSGGRDSVALLYLLHELAPAWDWRLVAGHVNHGLRPGADSRESALCRQIAHNLEIPLREGKLTIPRSGNLEQTARQMRYDLLESWAEEEGCSAILTGHHMDDQAETILYRLLKGSGFHGLRGIHPARGAIRRPLLSVSRQEIDSYCLTRGLLYAEDESNRDVSFTRNRIRYTILPYLKKTGFPDVSNHLVKLAGSAELAYRVLKSYLREDLDRLFSPHPGGWCLNLAHWRKLGADRQRVLLKEFFSREDETAHVSRQTLDQLADFLQNAEKGRVFQLDDQRRVVMESSRALLTTGVDEGKPTEWKPETAVDWTSWITLDWKSSPVPEIWETNPFEAYFADDLIHIKVYIQRWKAGDRLDPMGKGKHLVSDLLKDARIPALIRPHYPVVTDGEKILWIPGVRRSVHYPVPSGAASCVKLTCTLQKETYDLIEKKADH
- the hpt gene encoding hypoxanthine phosphoribosyltransferase, which codes for MTSSKKKLIIDHEGPFQGQILESLFSEAEIQSRVKELADQISHDFKNAKQPPILIGVLNGSLFFMADLMRAMSIEVEMDFIKISSYHHTSSTGTVRLVKDISAQITDRDVLIVEDIVDTGLSINFLRNRMLSNAPHSLRVVTFLYKKEVSQLKKEPEYIGFVIPNRFVVGYGLDLDQKYRTLRNIYAFTSDNKQE
- the ftsH gene encoding ATP-dependent zinc metalloprotease FtsH; this translates as MKETPDKTQKKKQSTPKRPAGPRKPVPPGKRPPQGARPPRGGSSPGQKPGGETGFDWKKAPKTPLIWIFIIVAVIFLANMFASNTIGEREITYTQFNEYLESGQVLEGEIIGNKFHGVLKSPQTVTVNGTRFEFTRFTLIIPFVDSPMLEKWDTYRLNYTFKEQNTNWTEVLIGIIPWILIIGLWIFWMRRLQGNGNGQKGIFSFGKSPAKMFNPEKTQVTFNDVAGCEEAKYELQEIIEFLRDPDRFQRLGGKIPRGALLLGPPGTGKTLLAKAAAGEAKVPFYSISGADFVEMFVGVGASRVRGLFEQAQKTSPCIVFIDEIDAVGRQRGAGLGGGHDEREQTLNQLLVQMDGFDSDSSVIVLAATNRPDILDKALLRPGRFDRQIVVDIPDVNGREGILKVHTKRIPLAKDVNLKILAKSTPGMVGADLANMVNEAALLAARKDKNSVEMRDFEDAKDKVLMGAERRSMIISDKDKKITAYHETGHALVALFLPEADPVHKVSIIPRGRALGVTHIMPVDDRHNYSRNYVLSQLQVLLGGRSAEEIVFEDITTGAGNDLERATGLARKMVCEWGMSSKLGPLTFGKQNEEIFLGREFGRTADYSEKTAREIDTEISEIVTFAHESAKKILTDHLDLLHKVADALLAREMLDNQELMDIIRESGIDTDTLVKGFSPNSPAENTEAPEDIKVQGDEGN